The following nucleotide sequence is from Desulfovibrio aminophilus DSM 12254.
GCCGCTGGCAAGGATCTGGGGCTGGCCCCGGGCGACCTCACGGCCGTGAAGATCCACTTCGGCGAGCAGGGTGTCACCGGCTTCGTCCGGCCCCTGCTGCTCAAGCCCCTCATCTCCTGGCTCGTCGGCCAGGGGGCCAAGCCCTTCCTCACCGACGCCAGCACTCTCTATGTGGGCCGCCGGGGCGAGGCCGTGTCGCACCACCTCGTGGCCGCCGAACACGGTTTCGACCCCCTGGTCTTGGGTGCGCCGGTGATCATCGCCGACGGCGTCAAGGGCCAGCACCAGGAGGCCGTGCGCATCCGGGGCAGGCACGTGAAGAAGGCCTTCATCGCCGGGGACATCGCGGCGGCCGACGCGCTCGTCTCGGTGAACCACGTCAAGGGCCACGAGATGGCCGGGTTCGGCGGGGCGCTCAAGAACCTGGGCATGGGCTGCGCCTCCAAGCAGGGCAAGATGCACCAGCACATCACCACCGGCCCGGTCCTGGACCCGGAAAAGTGCGTGGGCTGCGGCTCCTGCGCCCTGGTCTGCGCGGCCGGGGCCCTGGTCCTGGGCGAGGCGGGCAAGGCCGTGCTGG
It contains:
- a CDS encoding DUF362 domain-containing protein, with product MTTSTVHFWNLRASLKSGNEARLTKLVKAAGKDLGLAPGDLTAVKIHFGEQGVTGFVRPLLLKPLISWLVGQGAKPFLTDASTLYVGRRGEAVSHHLVAAEHGFDPLVLGAPVIIADGVKGQHQEAVRIRGRHVKKAFIAGDIAAADALVSVNHVKGHEMAGFGGALKNLGMGCASKQGKMHQHITTGPVLDPEKCVGCGSCALVCAAGALVLGEAGKAVLDMEKCVGCGMCFTACKTGALAIDWKTDIQAFLERMMEYAKAVLATKRGPCLHLNFVLSVVPDCDCMGFTDAAICPDIGVLASTDPVAVDQASVDLVNAAQPLWPSRLPKGLKPGDDKFLAVHPHVPEDMGLAYAEKIGLGSRKYKLTQI